One window from the genome of Garra rufa chromosome 1, GarRuf1.0, whole genome shotgun sequence encodes:
- the notch3 gene encoding neurogenic locus notch homolog protein 3 — MGNYSLWIFLSILYIVQNNSEGLRCVDTQRPCENGGMCIDSRCLCRPGYIGLLCQHLDPCHRSPCLNGAACKSQVANGIPQYTCVCQRGFRGQDCSLIDACATNPCANGARCTNWNNHYNCSCPPGYQGKNCRNDIDECRKPGKCLNGGICMNTHGSFRCECLAGYSGRTCEVPTQPCAPSQCLNGGTCHQTGDHTYECACLPGFRGHNCEENVDDCPGHKCMNGGICVDGVNTYNCQCLPEWTGQYCAEDVNECLMQPNACHNGGTCFNTIGGHTCVCVNGWTGDDCSENIDDCATAVCFNGATCHDRVASFFCECPVGKTGLLCHLDDACVSNPCNEGAVCDTNPLNGRAICTCPAGFVGGACNQDMDECSIGANPCEHFGKCVNTEGSFQCQCGRGYTGPRCEIDINECLSMPCQNDATCLDRIGEFTCICMPGYQGKYCEVDVDECESNPCVNDGICRDMVNGFTCTCQPGFTGTMCQIDIDECASTPCQNGAKCIDRPNGYECRCAEGFEGRLCESNIDNCKPDPCHHGTCVDGIASYTCNCEPGYTGYRCENQLNECHSNPCQNGGKCVDLVNKYICQCQHGTSGTNCEINFDDCASNPCDYGICKDGINRYECVCKPGFTGPQCKDEIDECQSNPCRNGGTCVDDENGFHCQCPEGFHDPYCYSQVDECASSPCVHGSCRDDPNGYRCDCEPGWVGKNCDLDRNDCLPSPCQNAGTCFDQLNGFTCKCRQGFRGNLCQVNINECASSPCLNRGTCVDGVASFTCLCEPPYSGPTCAELLTPCTPNPCDNHASCVHTADYMGYQCNCQPGWQGQLCDIDINECNSNPCKNRGTCTNTLGGYVCSCRAGYTGPNCETDINDCSPNPCLNGGSCTDGVNSFRCTCLPGFTGARCASEVNECQSAPCKNGGTCTDYVNSYTCTCKPGFTGLFCETNIPDCTESSCFNGGTCTDGINGFKCTCRSGFTGDYCQYEVNECDSQPCLNGGVCQDGLESYRCSCPKGYTGPRCQYPVDWCRPTNPCKNGGRCRQKDASFTCDCLGGWSGRYCDIPGVSCEIAARQRGLQTDELCHHGGHCVNTGNTHYCKCPPDYTGSYCESQFDHCEDKPCLNGATCRSYMGGFTCDCMPGYEGNNCEREVNECQSHPCQNGGTCIDLVGHYICSCPPGTLGVLCEINEDDCAIPSWPRGMPKCQNNGTCVDKVGGYRCNCPPGFTGERCEGDINECLSNPCNPSNSLDCIQLPNDYQCVCKPGFTGRGCQNRFSVCESQPCKNGGVCSVSGSSPLGYTCTCQLGYAGANCERSMNCKELPCYNGGSCTLTSRGARCTCIQGFGGPVCQHRSNEGCSSKHCRNGGLCTEETSFPFFHCQCINGWTGKRCEQEPRLLPLPPPCPIAECHGKANDGVCDKECNSFACRWDGGDCSLAVNPWARCSDPRCWRLFNNSQCDEFCNNAECLYDNFDCKNKEKVCNPIYETYCTDHYADGLCDQGCNTEECGWDGLDCAEKIPEDLAEDVLVIVVLLPPEELLRTQTAFLQKLSAILRTTLRFRLDQNGEYMIRPYKGRETRIKRELQPQQEIIGSIVYLEIDNRLCSQASDDCFRNADSAAEYLGALSAREMLNFPYPLKEVRSEKMKDRDEIPEWGKLLLVGVASLFLLVILMVGMLIARRKREHSTLWFPEGFFLKKETSSNKNRREPVGQDSLGMKHMPKTVEESLLADHSDQWIDTDCPEAKRLKMEEPSILSDGEDAVDSRQWTQHHLAAADIRMPPSMALTPPQGEFDSDCMDVNVRGPDGFTPLMLASFCGGGLEPEVTEDDDSEESSANIISDLIYQGASLAAQTDRTGETALHLAARYARADAAKRLLDAGADANAQDNTGRTPLHAAVAADAQGVFQILIRNRATDLDARMYDGSTALILAARLAVEGMVEELITCHADVNAVDELGKSALHWAAAVNNVEATIALLKNGANKDMQDLKEETPLFLAAREGSCEAVKVLLAHFANREITDHMDRLPRDIAQERMHHDIVQLLDEYNTVRSPQGHAGAGHHLSGTHTLSPLMCPPSNFLQGLKSTPQGKKNRRPGAKGIGGQHTTSLKDSAKSRNKRLTLDMQSALLESSVTLSPVDSLDSPRGGASNAGYITNPTSPAAMPSPGLFHSSMSVPTTPMVHSSILDGTSPFAVSLAQLSDLSDGGLSMQGRVAMQGGGVNQGPHNCVLNAGQMSLNMGLVSPVSVPFDWHSRMPPSSQCSQAMVNIMHPASSQAGLIPQTPTLQSNMLMHPQVFRNVQQTILQPTPVSNTPSISPVKLPPIAEQQSQQLHSHALTNPNLTRMGSSTPPTPQQAQPPPAFYQPQQPQTQPPQASTAPQASQAQAIPSQAPLAQASVSTAGPEDYPTPPSQHSYSSAMDATPKHYLHVPSEHPYLTPSPESPEPWSSPSPHCVSDWSDSTPSPAVTAPAQTQISHVQESNGKMQVFA; from the exons ATGCCGGCCTGGTTATATTGGTTTGCTCTGTCAGCATCTGGACCCCTGTCACAGATCGCCTTGTCTAAATGGAGCAGCTTGCAAGAGCCAGGTGGCCAACGGAATCCCACAGTACACCTGTGTGTGTCAACGGGGGTTCAGAG GTCAGGATTGTTCCCTGATTGATGCATGTGCCACAAATCCCTGTGCCAACGGTGCCCGTTGCACCAATTGGAATAATCACTACAACTGCTCGTGCCCACCTGGGTATCAGGGCAAGAACTGTCGCAATGATATCGATGAATGCCGCAAACCCGGAAAGTGCCTTAATGGTGGCATCTGCATGAACACACACGGCTCGTTCCGCTGCGAGTGCCTTGCTGGGTACAGCGGCCGCACATGCGAGGTGCCCACCCAGCCCTGCGCCCCCTCACAGTGTCTTAATGGGGGCACCTGCCATCAGACCGGAGACCACACCTACGAATGTGCTTGCCTGCCAG GCTTCAGGGGACACAACTGCGAGGAGAACGTGGATGATTGCCCTGGACACAAGTGCATGAATGGTGGGATCTGTGTAGATGGTGTCAACACGTACAATTGTCAGTGTCTACCTGAGTGGACAG GCCAGTATTGTGCTGAGGATGTCAATGAGTGTCTCATGCAGCCCAATGCTTGTCACAATGGCGGTACATGCTTTAACACCATTGGAGGACACACCTGTGTATGTGTCAATGGCTGGACCGGGGACGACTGCAGTGAGAACATTGACGATTGTGCTACGGCTGTCTGCTTTAACGGGGCAACATGTCATGACCGCGTGGCCTCCTTTTTCTGCGAGTGCCCAGTGGGCAAAACTG GTCTGCTCTGTCATCTGGATGATGCTTGTGTCAGTAACCCCTGTAATGAAGGGGCAGTGTGTGACACAAACCCTCTGAACGGCCGTGCCATCTGCACCTGCCCTGCTGGCTTTGTTGGTGGAGCCTGCAACCAAGACATGGATGAATGTTCCATTG GTGCCAACCCCTGTGAGCATTTTGGGAAGTGTGTAAACACAGAGGGCTCATTTCAGTGCCAGTGTGGACGGGGCTACACCGGCCCTCGCTGTGAGATTGATATCAACGAGTGTCTATCCATGCCCTGCCAGAACGACGCCACCTGCCTGGACCGTATTGGCGAGTTCACGTGCATCTGTATGCCTG GCTATCAGGGGAAGTACTGTGAGGTGGACGTCGACGAGTGTGAGAGCAACCCCTGCGTAAATGATGGCATCTGCCGAGACATGGTCAATGGCTTCACCTGCACCTGTCAACCAG GGTTTACTGGCACCATGTGTCAGATCGACATTGATGAGTGCGCCAGCACTccctgccagaatggagccaagTGCATTGACCGTCCCAATGGGTATGAATGCCGCTGCGCTGAAG GTTTTGAGGGAAGGCTGTGCGAGAGCAACATCGATAACTGCAAGCCTGACCCATGCCACCATGGCACTTGCGTAGACGGCATTGCCAGCTACACTTGTAACTGCGAGCCTGGCTACACTGGCTACCGCTGCGAGAACCAGCTCAACGAGTGCCACAGCAACCCCTGCCAGAATGGTGGCAAATGTGTGGACCTAGTCAACAAATATATCTGCCAGTGTCAACATGGCACCTCAGGTACCAACTGTGAAATCAACTTCGACGACTGTGCTAGCAACCCTTGTGACTATGGAATCTGCAAAGATGGCATAAACCGCTACGAATGTGTCTGCAAACCTGGCTTCACCG GCCCTCAATGTAAAGACGAGATTGATGAGTGCCAGTCTAATCCCTGTCGCAATGGAGGAACCTGCGTAGATGATGAGAATGGCTTCCACTGCCAGTGCCCTGAAGGCTTCCACGATCCGTACTGTTATTCACAAGTGGACGAGTGTGCCAGCAGCCCATGTGTGCATGGGTCCTGTAGGGACGATCCTAACGG CTATCGATGCGACTGTGAGCCTGGATGGGTGGGTAAAAACTGTGACCTAGACCGAAACGATTGTTTGCCCAGCCCCTGCCAGAATGCAGGCACCTGTTTCGACCAGCTCAATGGTTTCACCTGCAAGTGTCGGCAGGGTTTTAGAG GTAACTTATGTCAGGTGAACATCAATGAGTGTGCCTCCAGTCCGTGTCTAAATCGGGGCACCTGTGTGGACGGAGTTGCCAGTTTCACATGTCTCTGTGAGCCACCTTATAGTGGACCCACCTGTGCAGAATTGCTCACACCTTGCACTCCTAACCCCTGTGACAACCATGCTTCCTGTGTGCACACAGCTGACTACATGGGCTACCAGTGTAACTGCCAACCTGGATGGCAGG GCCAACTCTGTGACATCGACATAAATGAATGCAACTCTAACCCCTGTAAGAACCGTGGGACCTGTACCAATACTTTAGGTGGCTACGTGTGCTCCTGCCGTGCTGGTTACACCGGACCCAACTGTGAAACAGATATTAACGACTGCTCACCAA ACCCCTGTCTGAATGGAGGATCCTGCACAGATGGAGTAAACTCATTCCGCTGCACCTGTCTGCCAGGCTTCACAGGGGCACGCTGTGCTAGTGAGGTAAATGAGTGTCAGAGCGCCCCCTGCAAGAACGGAGGCACTTGCACCGACTACGTCAACAGCTACACTTGTACTTGCAAACCAGGCTTCACAGGCCTCTTCTGTGAGACCAACATACCAGACTGCACAGAAAG CTCTTGTTTTAATGGAGGCACCTGCACTGATGGGATCAACGGATTCAAATGTACGTGCCGTTCAGGATTCACTGGAGATTACTGCCAGTACGAGGTGAACGAGTGTGACTCTCAGCCATGCCTTAATGGAGGAGTCTGTCAAGATGGCCTCGAATCATATCGCTGCTCATGTCCAAAAGGCTACACTGGACCCCGTTGCCAG TATCCAGTTGATTGGTGCAGGCCTACTAACCCATGCAAAAATGGTGGTCGCTGCAGACAGAAAGATGCCTCCTTCACATGTGACTGTTTGGGAGGCTGGTCAGGTCGTTATTGCGACATCCCAGGAGTGTCTTGCGAAATTGCAGCCAGGCAGAGAG gaCTCCAAACAGATGAGCTCTGCCACCATGGTGGACACTGTGTGAATACTGGCAACACACACTACTGTAAATGTCCCCCAGATTACACAGGCAGTTACTGTGAGTCCCAGTTTGACCACTGTGAGGACAAACCTTGCCTCAATGGTGCCACCTGTAGGAGCTACATGGGAGGATTCACCTGCGAT TGCATGCCTGGTTATGAGGGGAACAACTGCGAGAGAGAGGTCAATGAGTGTCAGTCTCATCCTTGTCAGAATGGAGGAACCTGCATTGACCTAGTGGGACATTACATCTGCTCCTGTCCTCCAGGCACACTGG GGGTCCTCTGTGAGATAAATGAGGATGACTGCGCAATTCCCTCATGGCCTCGAGGGATGCCCAAGTGTCAAAATAATGGCACCTGTGTGGACAAGGTTGGAGGGTACAGGTGTAACTGCCCTCCTGGCTTTACTGGAGAACGCTGTGAGGGGGACATCAATGAGTGCCTTTCGAACCCCTGCAACCCCTCTAATAGCTTGGATTGCATACAGTTGCCCAACGATTATCAGTGTGTGTGCAAACCTGGCTTCACAG GACGAGGGTGTCAGAATAGATTCAGTGTGTGCGAGTCTCAGCCTTGTAAGAATGGAGGAGTATGCTCCGTGTCCGGCAGCTCACCACTGGGATACACTTGCACCTGTCAGCTT GGGTATGCAGGAGCTAATTGTGAGAGGAGCATGAACTGCAAAGAGCTGCCTTGTTACAATGGTGGCAGCTGTACTCTCACCTCACGAGGTGCACGTTGCACCTGTATTCAGGGCTTTGGTGGGCCAGTGTGTCAGCACCGCAGCAATGAGGGCTGCTCCTCCAAACATTGTCGCAATGGAGGCTTGTGTACAGAGGAAACCAGCTTTCCTTTTTTCCACTGCCAGTGCATCAATGGCTGGACAGGCAAACGATGTGAACAGGAACCTAGGCTGCTGCCACTTCCTCCTCCTTGCCCTATTGCTGAATGTCATGGCAAGGCCAATGACGGCGTGTGTGATAAAGAATGTAATTCGTTCGCCTGCCGCTGGGATGGAGGTGACTGCTCTCTGGCTGTAAACCCCTGGGCACGCTGCTCAGACCCTCGCTGCTGGCGGCTCTTCAACAATAGTCAGTGTGATGAATTCTGCAACAATGCAGAGTGCCTTTATGATAACTTCGACTGCAAGAACAAAGAGAAAGTCTGCAA CCCCATCTATGAGACATACTGTACTGACCATTATGCAGATGGGCTTTGCGACCAAGGCTGCAATACTGAAGAGTGTGGCTGGGATGGACTGGATTGTGCAGAGAAGATTCCAGAAGACCTTGCGGAAGACGTGCTGGTTATTGTAGTTCTGCTGCCTCCCGAGGAGTTGCTAAGAACACAAACTGCTTTCCTCCAGAAACTAAGTGCAATCCTGCGCACCACATTGCGTTTCCGTCTTGATCAGAATGGGGAATACATGATTCGACCCTATAAAGGCCGTGAGACACGTATTAAACGGGAGCTTCAACCTCAGCAGGAGATCATTGG GTCTATTGTATACTTAGAAATAGACAACAGGCTCTGCTCCCAGGCTTCAGATGACTGCTTCCGCAATGCTGACAGTGCTGCTGAATACCTTGGTGCTCTGTCTGCACGGGAGATGTTGAATTTCCCATACCCTCTAAAGGAAGTCCGCA GTGAAAAAATGAAAGATCGTGACGAGATTCCCGAATGGGGTAAGCTACTGCTAGTAGGGGTAGCTTCTCTCTTCTTGTTGGTAATCTTGATGGTGGGCATGTTGATTGCCCGCCGCAAACGTGAACACAGCACACTGTGGTTCCCTGAGGGCTTCTTCCTCAAGAAGGAAACGAGCAGTAACAAGAATCGTAGAGAACCTGTGGGGCAAGACTCCCTGGGCATGAA ACACATGCCAAAGACAGTGGAAGAGTCTCTATTGGCAGATCACAGTGACCAGTGGATAGACACAGACTGCCCAGAGGCAAAACGACTTAAG ATGGAAGAGCCCAGTATTCTCTCAGACGGTGAGGATGCAGTTGACAGTAGACAGTGGACACAGCACCACTTGGCAGCGGCAGATATCCGTATGCCACCTTCCATGGCTCTCACACCTCCGCAGGGAGAGTTTGACAGCGATTGCATGGACGTCAATGTCCGAGGCCCTG ATGGCTTCACACCCCTGATGTTGGCATCCTTCTGTGGAGGTGGGCTGGAGCCAGAGGTGACCGAAGATGATGATTCAGAAGAATCCTCCGCCAACATTATATCTGACCTCATTTACCAGGGAGCATCGCTTGCAGCTCAGACTGACCGCACTGGAGAGACCGCTCTGCATTTGGCTGCACGCTATGCCCGAGCTGACGCAGCTAAAAGACTCCTGGATGCTGGGGCTGATGCAAATGCACAAGATAACACAGGCCGCACACCTCTGCATGCAGCTGTAGCAGCTGACGCCCAGGGGGTTTTCCAG ATTCTAATCCGGAACCGTGCAACAGACCTGGATGCACGCATGTACGATGGATCCACTGCTCTGATCCTTGCAGCCCGTCTGGCAGTAGAAGGCATGGTGGAAGAGTTGATCACCTGCCATGCTGATGTCAATGCTGTTGATGAACTTg GAAAGTCAGCTTTGCACTGGGCAGCAGCAGTCAACAATGTTGAAGCTACAATTGCCTTGTTGAAGAACGGTGCCAATAAAGATATGCAGGACCTTAAG GAAGAAACTCCACTATTCTTGGCTGCCAGGGAAGGTAGCTGTGAGGCTGTGAAGGTGTTGTTGGCTCACTTTGCCAACAGGGAGATAACGGATCACATGGACAGGCTTCCTCGAGATATCGCCCAGGAGCGCATGCATCATGACATTGTACAGCTACTGGATGAATATAACACTGTGAGAAGTCCGCAAGGCCATGCAGGGGCAGGTCACCACTTGTCTGGTACCCACACACTCTCGCCACTCATGTGCCCTCCCAGTAACTTCCTCCAAGGGCTGAAAAGCACCCCGCAGGGTAAGAAGAACCGTCGCCCAGGGGCTAAAGGCATAGGTGGGCAGCATACTACGAGTCTGAAAGATTCAGCCAAGAGCCGCAACAAACGGCTGACGCTAGACATGCAGAGTGCTTTGCTGGAGAGCTCTGTCACACTCTCTCCCGTCGACTCGCTGGATTCACCACGCGGAGGTGCCAGCAATGCCGGCTACATCACCAATCCAACCTCACCGGCTGCCATGCCCTCTCCTGGCCTTTTCCACTCCTCCATGTCTGTCCCTACCACTCCAATGGTGCACAGCAGTATCTTGGATGGCACCAGTCCTTTCGCAGTCTCCCTAGCTCAGCTGAGCGACCTTAGTGATGGTGGGCTCTCCATGCAGGGACGTGTAGCCATGCAAGGAGGCGGTGTCAACCAGGGCCCCCACAACTGTGTGCTGAACGCCGGCCAGATGAGCCTCAACATGGGCCTGGTAAGTCCAGTAAGCGTGCCATTTGACTGGCACAGCCGCATGCCTCCATCTTCTCAGTGCAGTCAGGCCATGGTGAACATTATGCATCCAGCAAGTAGCCAAGCAGGCTTGATCCCTCAGACACCAACCCTGCAAAGTAACATGCTCATGCACCCGCAGGTGTTCCGTAATGTCCAGCAGACCATCCTGCAGCCGACACCCGTCTCCAACACACCCTCTATTAGCCCGGTCAAACTGCCACCCATTGCTGAGCAGCAGTCGCAGCAACTTCACAGCCACGCCCTTACCAACCCCAACCTCACCCGCATGGGCTCCTCCACTCCCCCAACCCCGCAACAAGCACAGCCTCCTCCAGCTTTCTACCAGCCACAGCAGCCACAGACTCAGCCACCGCAGGCGTCGACAGCCCCTCAGGCTTCCCAAGCACAGGCTATCCCGTCTCAGGCACCCCTGGCACAGGCGAGCGTTAGCACCGCAGGCCCAGAGGATTACCCCACGCCACCCTCCCAGCACAGCTACAGCTCTGCCATGGATGCGACACCCAAGCATTACCTGCATGTGCCCAGTGAACATCCTTACCTGACCCCTTCTCCAGAGTCTCCAGAGCCCTGGTCCAGTCCCTCCCCTCACTGTGTGTCCGACTGGTCTGACTCCACCCCCAGCCCGGCCGTCACGGCTCCTGCTCAAACCCAGATTTCGCATGTCCAGGAGTCCAATGGGAAGATGCAGGTGTTTGCTTGA